AATCTCATGAGTAATACGGGAAACAGTTGAGAGGCACCTGAGTGCCTCTCTATGCACCCCTGCGCTATACCTGGCAGAATATCTTTATGGCTCCCTCTGGACAGGTATCGGCTGCATTCTGGTACTCCTGTTCAAACCAGGTAGGAATCGTCTTGTGACGCGGTGATGCCTTCCCATCTGCACCCATGTCAAATGCATCCGGGCACAAACTGGCGCACAAACCACATCCTGAGCAAATGTCATTATCTACTAAAACTCTCATAACCCTCTCCGTCGAGTTTTTAATATTTCTAAAAATCTGCTTTGCAATCATGATGCCAGAGTAGAAAAGCTCCTGGCATCAAATTTGCCTCTTGTGAAGCAATGGACTCGTCACTTATCACTTTCTCCCTGATTGCCGCAATCATATTCACTGCTATTTATGGCTTTGGCTTTCACAGCGGGCCAAGAAGCGCCCTGGTGATCTTCTTTTCGGTTATTTTCTCCTCTGTCTGGGCTGCCGGACTATGGCTGAGGCCTGTTGGTCCAATGTTTATGGGAGTTTTCTGGCTGCCGCTTATAGCTGTGGCGCTGATATTCTCGGTACTTCTGGCATTTGGAATTGGTGGAATATCCTACAAGAGCAAGGATCCACAGGCAGTCTCCCCCACTCCTCTGGTGGTTTTCTTCTGGGTTCTGGCGGTATTCCTGATTGTGGCGATTATAACAGGGTATCTGGTCAGGTAAAGGAAAGGGCCTTTGAGGCCCTTTTTCGATTTGAAAACTGTAGGATTATTTTCGCGATTTTGAAAGGTTTTCAGCTTCACGCACCATCTGACTTGCATAACCCCATTCATTATCATACCAGCTCATTATTTTGACAAGATTTCCATCTACAACCTGCACAAGTTCAAGATCTACAACCGATGCACGCTGGTCTTTGATAATATCTGTGGATACAAGGGGATCTTCACTGACACCAACTATGTTTTTATATCTGGGGCTTGAGGCTTCTTCCCGGAAGATATTACGGATCTCCTCCACTGTAGTAGGACGTGAAGTGATAAAGGTGATATCTGAAAGTGACCCGTCTGCAACAGGTGCTCTCACTGCTACCCCGTCAAATTTTCCCTTGTACTGAGGGAGCGCTCTGGTTGTGGCAATTGCTGCACCAGTGCTTGTGGGCACAAGATTCATCGCTCCAGCACGACCACGGCGAAACTTTTTACTGGGTGAATCCACTATGCTCTGTGTTGAGGTATAGGAGTGAACAGTGGTGAGAATCGCTTTTTCAATTCCGATTCTGCGTCCCATTATCTCTACTACAGGAGTGATACAGTTAGTCGTGCAACTGGCACAGGAGATAAGTTTGGAATTTGGATCCACTGTGTTTACACCCACCACTACTGTCCCCACCTCTTCCTCTTTGGATGTAGTGGAAAGTATTACCGATTTGGCACCGGCATTTATATGCTTTTGCATATCCGCTTTTCCGGTTAATTTACCCGTGCACTCAAAAACCGTATCTACACCCAGTTTTCCCCAGGGCAGTTCAGAAGGGTCTTTGGAACTGAAAACCGGAATCTTCTTTCCACCGATCAACAAAGAGTTCCCCTCCACCTCTACACTTTTCTCATACTTTCCATAAACGGTATCATACTTTAGCAGATAAGCCAGGTTATCTGGCGGGACAAGGTCGTTAACAGCCACAAGATCGAGTTCAGGGTTATCCAGCACAATTTTAAGTGTTGCACGCCCGATTCTACCCAGCCCGTTAATAGCTACTTTGAACATAAAAATCCCTCCTTTAAAAAATGGTGTAAGGGGTAAGAGAAGCAATACTGGAACCAGTTCTGTTCTGTAGCAGTCCGCTCCTCACCACGGCATATTCTTTGCACTTATCCCCCGGAAAGAGGGGCAATTCTGTTTGGAAGACACACCTATGAATTTCAACTCCCAGAGCCAAAACCCTGAAAAGCAGAATGAATCCTGCATCAAAACAGAAAAGCCTGTCCGGGTAATACCAGAAAAGAAATCATATGGAAATGAAAGATTAAGCCGCTATGTTCTTCTGGGCCTTCTCACAATCTCGGCCATAGCATTCATCCCACTGATCTCAATTTTTATCGAACCACTTGTCCTGGCGACCGCATTTGCGGTTCTTTTTTACCCTCTTTTTCAGGGTCTGCTAAAACTTACCAGGGGCAAAAGAGCACTCAGTTCAATTCTCTGTTGTCTGCTCCTGCTGATAGGACTTCTAATCCCCACATACATTCTCTTTGACCTTATGGTCCGGCAGATGATCGGGTTCTACGGCACCGCACAGCCTCAGGTGATGGAGTTATTCGAAAAAGGGAAAGAGAGCAGAATTTACAACCAGATAACCGAATCTCCTGTTTTCCGCTGGCTTCTGCTATTTAATATCGACTGGCAGACACTGCTGCAGAATCTCCTTCAGCAATTCACTACTTATGGCACAACATTCCTTAATCGCACATCTGTGGGCATTTTCGGGTTTATCACAGATATCTTTGTTACTCTCTTTACTATGTTCTACTTTTTTATCGACGGAGAAAGATTTCTCATCCGTCTGCGCATGCTCTCACCCGTAAAATCGCAGTATATCAACCTGATCTTTTCCAGATTTCTGCAGGTCTCCAGGGCAACAATCAAAGGCACACTGGTTGTGGGTTTTATCCAGGGAGCATTTGGCGCACTCACACTCCTCATTTTCGGAATACAGACCTGGGTCCTGTGGGGATTTGTCATGGTGGTCCTCTCTATCATACCGTTGCTTGGTTCCTGGATGGTCTTGATTCCTGCAGGCATATTCCAGATCCTTGTGGGAAAGTTCTGGACGGGTGTTGGTATCATACTTGTCAGTCTGGTAGTAGTGTCAAACATCGACAACCTGATTCGTCCGAGGCTTGTTGGCCAGGGGGCAAAGATGCACGATCTGATGATCTTTTTCTCCACCCTGGGAGGACTTAGCATTTTTGGTATCAGCGGCTTTATAATCGGCCCGGTTATCGCCTCATTTTTTGTGGCATTGATTGACATCTACCAGACAGAATTCGGGACTCGCCTCGATCAGTTCAGAGAGAGCAGGAACAAGAATGAGCAGGATGATAAAACAGATTCTGTATGAGTTTCAGCAATTCTATCTTCTCACCTGTCGCGGCCTGTTGAATATATTCCGCCGGCCTTTTTACTACCGCGATCTGATGGAGCAGATGGACTATGCCGGAGCCGGCTCTCTTCTTATCATCCTCATGGTCGCGCTCTTCATAGGGATGGCTCTTTCACTGCAGATCGCTGCGGAATTTGCTGTTCTCGGTCTGCAGATATACACAGGACGGGTAGTAGGAATTTCAATTATAAGTGAGATCGGTCCTGTGGCAACGGCACTGGTGTTTGCAGGACGGGCTGGCTCCGGGATGGCTTCGGAACTGGGAACTATGGTACTGCGTCATCAGGTTGACACCCTGAGAGTTTTCGGGATAGATCCTGTAAAGAAGCTGATCACTCCCCGCATTCTGGGATCTGTTCTGATGCTTCCTGCGCTCACTATCATAGCAGATGCTGTTTCGCTGACCGGTGGATGGTATATCTCTTCAGTAGTCAATAACCAGAGCAGCACTGTTTACTGGGACTCTATAAGGGTAATAATGGAAACGAGGTATATAATCTCAGGTGCTGTAAAGCCCTTTGTATTCGGTCTTATAATCGCAGGGATAAGCTGCTACACCGGCCTTTCCACCCATGGGGGGGCAGTAGGCCTGAGAAGTTCCACAACCAGGGCATTTGTGATCTCTACTATCCTGATAATTATCAGCGATTTTATAGTCACTAAAATTATCCTCTTTCTCTTTGGTTACTCGGTATGATCAGATTTGAAAACGTCACCTTTTCACGGGGAGGTCACACTGTACTGAAGGAGGTCAGTTTTTTTATCGGCAGCAATGAAACGGTAGCTGTATTGGGAAGCAGCGGCGAGGGGAAAACCACCCTGCTGAGACTTATTCTGCGTCTTCTGCATCCCGACAGTGGCAGAATATTCATTGATGATCTTGACATAACCGACCTGCCTGAAGAAAAACTGGCATCGGTAAGGAAAAAATTCAGTATCGTTTTTCAGGATGGTGCGCTGTTTGATTCTCTTACGGTAAGGGAAAACGTAGCATTCTATTTCCGTGAATTTACAAATTATACCGAGAATGAGATTGAGAACCATGTCAGGAAACTCCTGGGGTTTGTGGGAGTTGAAGAAGCAATCGATCTGATGCCTGAGGAGTTGAGCGGAGGCATGCAGAGGAGAGTAGCCATAGCCCGCGCTCTGGCAACCAGGGAATCGAAGATGTTTCTCTACGATGAGCCTACGAGTGACCTGGATCCGCTCAGTGCAGATAAAATCTGCAGATTGATCAAAGATCTTGATGGAAGGGAGAGGGGGTTTATCGTTGTGACACATGCAATACCCGATGCCTTGAGACTTGCCCGGAGATTCATGTTTCTTAAAAACAGCAGTATTCTCTTTGATGGAACAAAAGAGCAGATGCTTAATGCAGATATCCCGGACCTGCGACTTTTCCTCAGTTACTGGAGGGAGATACACTGATGTATGAAATGCAGAAAAAAATAGCCTGGTCGTCTTTAAGATCGGGTATTGTGATAACTCTTGCTGTTCTGTTTCTTTTCATTACAATCTTTTTCTCAGGCAACATAAGCGCTGTCCTCTCCCCTAAAAGCACCCTCTTTGCCAGAATTCAAAACATACAGGGTTTAAGAACCGGTGCGCCGGTATGGCTTTACGGCTATGAGGTCGGTATCGTAAAGGAAATAAAACTCGATAAAGACGGTGCTGTAGTGAAAATGGCAATTAACCAGAAAAACTTTTCCGCCTTGAGCAAAAATTCAGTTGCCATGATCATGACCATGGGTATCCTGGGTGACAAATACATCGAGATAAATCCAGGCACACACACCGGGGTTCCAGTAGCTTTTGAAGATACCATTTCCGGAATGAGCGCGACAGGGTTCGAGCAGATAATAGCCTCTACCAGGACAGTAATGCTAACACTTGACAGTACGCTTATGCTGCTGGGAGCTGTCCTTACAACCTTGAAAGACAGTGGCGGCACCCTCCATAAGCTGGCCAGCGATCCTGGATTATATGACAATCTCAATGCAAGCGCCGGTGCCTTGTCGCGTTTAACCAACAGGTTCTATTCAAAAAAGGGATCTCTTTCGATGCTGGTCGAGGATAGTTCTCTTTACACCAATCTCAATGATATAGCCGTTGGAATTTCAAGCCTTCTGGAAGATATGAGAAATGGCTCCGGCGATAACAAAGGCAGCCTGGCCGGAGTTCTTCTCAAAGACCAGCAATTAGCCGAGGATGTGCGACAGACAGTGTTATCTCTTAAGAGTGCTGCTGACCAGATTGACAAACTGATAGCTGATCTCAGAAAAAATCCGGGAAAATACTTCAACATCAAACTATTCTAGACCTGATTAAGCTGATAAGGAATGATTACACTGATTTAGCAAGAGAAAGAGATTTAATGATAATCCGGCTCTATAAAATTGACTACGATTGCTAATTGATTTGTGCCTCCATGTGAGATGCTTCTGCACATAATAGATGTTTCGATACCGATTCCGATTCCGAAAATGGCACTAAATGGTAAGTGCGGGATTTAATTTCTGATGCCGTGTACTACAATTCGGAAAAAGCTCAGGGAGAGAGATGACAATAGCAATAATACTGGCGATACTGGAAGTTTTCGGTTTATTCGCTATTGGAGCCCTGGCCCTGAATTCAGGATATATAAATGACAACGAGATTGACAGGTGGTCCAAATTTGTCCTGGATTTTCTCTTCCCGGCCTACATTTTCCATTCTATAACATCCGGCCTGGAGGTCAACCGTTTCATAGAGCTCTGGCCGCTCCCGCTGATTGGGCTTGGGCTTGTGATCTATGGAATGCTGTCCGGAATACTCCTGAGATTTGGTATCTTTTCCAACAGTCGGAAAATACACCGCACATTTATACATTTCTGTGCGGTTAACAATTCAGTGTATCTCCCCATCGTTATCATCCGTAATGTCTGGGGAGAAAGCATGCTGGCAAATCTATTTCTTTTCAATCTCGGAACCACTCTTGGAGTATGGACAATCGGAGTAGGGATTCTCAGGACCGCAGAAAAAAAAGACATACTAAAAATCAGACAGCTATTAACCCCGAATCTCGCAGCGATTATAATCGCCCTCATTGTTGCTTTCAGCGGAATTTACAAATACTTTCCTGAGGTTATTATCAGAATTATCTCTGCAGCAGGATCGGCATCGGTACCTGTCATGCTGATTCTGATCGGTGCATCATTTGCACAATCTTCAGCTATCAGAATAACCTGGGCGGTAATCTACAGCACTATCGTACGTCTGGTCATCCTCCCCACCCTTGCCATTATTGTACTCAAGGCTCTCCCGATCTCTCCTGATGTCTTCACAGTAGCAGTAGTGGTCTCATTGATGCCGGTTGCGGCCGCATCAGTGATTTTTACCCGCAGGTTTGGCGGATCACCCTCATTTGCCGCAAGCACTGCTATCTTGTCGACTCTGGCCACAGTAGTCACAGTTCCAATTGCTTTGTGGCTTATTTTCGGTCAAGCAGGGAAATAACTTTTAAG
This DNA window, taken from Fibrobacter sp., encodes the following:
- a CDS encoding ferredoxin encodes the protein MRVLVDNDICSGCGLCASLCPDAFDMGADGKASPRHKTIPTWFEQEYQNAADTCPEGAIKIFCQV
- a CDS encoding aldehyde dehydrogenase is translated as MFKVAINGLGRIGRATLKIVLDNPELDLVAVNDLVPPDNLAYLLKYDTVYGKYEKSVEVEGNSLLIGGKKIPVFSSKDPSELPWGKLGVDTVFECTGKLTGKADMQKHINAGAKSVILSTTSKEEEVGTVVVGVNTVDPNSKLISCASCTTNCITPVVEIMGRRIGIEKAILTTVHSYTSTQSIVDSPSKKFRRGRAGAMNLVPTSTGAAIATTRALPQYKGKFDGVAVRAPVADGSLSDITFITSRPTTVEEIRNIFREEASSPRYKNIVGVSEDPLVSTDIIKDQRASVVDLELVQVVDGNLVKIMSWYDNEWGYASQMVREAENLSKSRK
- a CDS encoding AI-2E family transporter: MEDTPMNFNSQSQNPEKQNESCIKTEKPVRVIPEKKSYGNERLSRYVLLGLLTISAIAFIPLISIFIEPLVLATAFAVLFYPLFQGLLKLTRGKRALSSILCCLLLLIGLLIPTYILFDLMVRQMIGFYGTAQPQVMELFEKGKESRIYNQITESPVFRWLLLFNIDWQTLLQNLLQQFTTYGTTFLNRTSVGIFGFITDIFVTLFTMFYFFIDGERFLIRLRMLSPVKSQYINLIFSRFLQVSRATIKGTLVVGFIQGAFGALTLLIFGIQTWVLWGFVMVVLSIIPLLGSWMVLIPAGIFQILVGKFWTGVGIILVSLVVVSNIDNLIRPRLVGQGAKMHDLMIFFSTLGGLSIFGISGFIIGPVIASFFVALIDIYQTEFGTRLDQFRESRNKNEQDDKTDSV
- a CDS encoding ABC transporter permease, whose product is MSRMIKQILYEFQQFYLLTCRGLLNIFRRPFYYRDLMEQMDYAGAGSLLIILMVALFIGMALSLQIAAEFAVLGLQIYTGRVVGISIISEIGPVATALVFAGRAGSGMASELGTMVLRHQVDTLRVFGIDPVKKLITPRILGSVLMLPALTIIADAVSLTGGWYISSVVNNQSSTVYWDSIRVIMETRYIISGAVKPFVFGLIIAGISCYTGLSTHGGAVGLRSSTTRAFVISTILIIISDFIVTKIILFLFGYSV
- a CDS encoding ATP-binding cassette domain-containing protein, whose product is MIRFENVTFSRGGHTVLKEVSFFIGSNETVAVLGSSGEGKTTLLRLILRLLHPDSGRIFIDDLDITDLPEEKLASVRKKFSIVFQDGALFDSLTVRENVAFYFREFTNYTENEIENHVRKLLGFVGVEEAIDLMPEELSGGMQRRVAIARALATRESKMFLYDEPTSDLDPLSADKICRLIKDLDGRERGFIVVTHAIPDALRLARRFMFLKNSSILFDGTKEQMLNADIPDLRLFLSYWREIH
- a CDS encoding MCE family protein; this translates as MYEMQKKIAWSSLRSGIVITLAVLFLFITIFFSGNISAVLSPKSTLFARIQNIQGLRTGAPVWLYGYEVGIVKEIKLDKDGAVVKMAINQKNFSALSKNSVAMIMTMGILGDKYIEINPGTHTGVPVAFEDTISGMSATGFEQIIASTRTVMLTLDSTLMLLGAVLTTLKDSGGTLHKLASDPGLYDNLNASAGALSRLTNRFYSKKGSLSMLVEDSSLYTNLNDIAVGISSLLEDMRNGSGDNKGSLAGVLLKDQQLAEDVRQTVLSLKSAADQIDKLIADLRKNPGKYFNIKLF